From the genome of Bosea sp. Tri-49, one region includes:
- a CDS encoding FecCD family ABC transporter permease: MTGCLRSTLSVGLLLAAAMLASLVAGAKLLPPSSLLELAQGHDSEATLILLQLRLPRLMLGLVVGAALGAAGAIIQAATRNPLGDPGLLGINAGASLAVVTGSGLFGLAPAMTVWLASGGAALAALAVHAVAGAPRGSSPPIKLTLAGVAVTAFCLGIGQAIALADPERFDLVRNWRVGALSGDGLTLLPVITPSLLAGTVLSVVLAPRLNLLALGEDRAAALGLSVGWTQASSLLAVVLLAGAAVAAAGPIAFIGLAAPHIARRLGGVDQRIVLPLAAAIGAALVVVADAIGRAVAPPAELPVGIVAALIGAPILAMLARPRRSEA, translated from the coding sequence ATGACCGGCTGCCTGCGCAGTACTCTCAGCGTTGGCCTCCTGCTCGCAGCCGCGATGCTGGCCAGCCTGGTTGCCGGGGCGAAGCTGCTGCCGCCGTCAAGCCTGCTCGAGCTGGCCCAAGGCCACGACAGCGAGGCGACATTGATCCTCCTGCAATTGCGCCTGCCACGGCTCATGCTTGGGCTCGTGGTCGGCGCGGCTCTCGGAGCGGCCGGTGCGATCATCCAGGCGGCGACGCGCAATCCGCTCGGCGACCCCGGCCTGCTCGGCATCAATGCCGGCGCGAGCCTCGCCGTCGTAACCGGCTCGGGCCTGTTCGGTCTTGCCCCGGCGATGACGGTCTGGCTCGCTTCCGGTGGCGCTGCGCTGGCAGCACTCGCCGTGCACGCGGTCGCCGGCGCGCCGCGCGGCTCGTCGCCACCGATCAAGCTCACCCTCGCCGGCGTCGCCGTTACCGCCTTCTGCCTCGGCATCGGGCAGGCGATCGCGCTGGCCGATCCCGAGCGCTTCGACCTCGTCCGCAACTGGCGTGTCGGCGCCTTGTCTGGAGACGGCCTCACCCTGCTGCCCGTGATCACTCCGTCGCTGTTGGCGGGCACGGTGCTCTCCGTCGTGCTCGCGCCACGGCTCAACCTGCTGGCTCTCGGCGAAGATCGCGCTGCCGCGCTCGGGCTCAGCGTTGGCTGGACCCAAGCGAGCAGCCTGCTCGCCGTGGTGTTGCTGGCGGGAGCGGCTGTCGCGGCCGCCGGGCCGATCGCCTTCATCGGCCTCGCCGCTCCGCATATCGCGCGCCGCCTTGGCGGCGTCGACCAGCGCATCGTGCTGCCTTTGGCCGCTGCCATCGGTGCGGCGCTTGTTGTCGTGGCCGATGCGATCGGGCGGGCTGTCGCGCCGCCGGCGGAACTGCCCGTCGGCATCGTTGCA